In Candidatus Zixiibacteriota bacterium, the genomic stretch TCCTGACGCCGCAAATGAAGTCGGTGGGCGAGGCGATGGCGATCGGCCGGACCTTCAAGGAGGCGCTGCAAAAGGCGATGCGCTCGCTGGAGGTCGGCTCGTGCGGCTTCGAGTCGAAGCTCGATCCCGGCGGAGAGCCCGCGCCGGCCGCGCTGGAACGGGTCCGCGAGAAGCTCAGGAACCCCAACGCGCAGCGCCTCTGGTACATCGGCGACGCGTTTCGCCTCGGCATGCCGCTCGAGGAGATCCACCGGCTCACGGCCATCGATCCGTGGTTCCTGGCCAAGATCGAGGAGATCGTGCGGCAGGAGCCCGAGATCGAGGCGTTCCGCGGGCGCCTCGAGGAAGTCCCGGCGGCGCAGCTTCGCGCCTGGAAGCAGCACGGTTTCGCCGACGAGCGCATCGCCCGCCTCGCGGGCGCCGCGGAAGCCGAGGTCCGCCGCCTGCGCAAGGCGCGCGGCGTGGAGGCGATCTTCAGCTCCGTGGACACCTGCGGCGCCGAGTTCCGGGCGTTCACCCCCTATCTCTACTCCACCTACGACGGCGAGGACGAATCGAACCCGTCGCCGCGACGCAAGATCATGATCCTCGGCGGCGGCCCGAACCGCATCGGGCAGGGGATCGAATTCGACTATTGTTGCGTTCACGCCGCCTTCGCCCTGAAGGAAGAGGGCTTCGAGACGATCATGGTCAACTGCAACCCCGAGACGGTGAGCACCGACTACGATACCTCGGACAAGCTCTATTTCGAGCCGCTGACGCTCGAGGAGGTGCTGAACATCGCCGACCGGGAGAAGCCCGACGGCGTGATCGTCCAGTTCGGCGGCCAGACGCCGCTCAAGCTCGCCCTGCCGCTGGAGCGCGCGGGAGTGACCATCATCGGCACCTGTCCCGACAGCATCGACCTCGCCGAGGACCGCCAGCGCTTCAAGGAGCTGCTCGAGCGCCTGCGGATCGAGCAGCCGCGAAACGGCCTGGCGCGCTCCTACGACGAGGCCTTCCGCATCGCCGAGGAGCTGGGCTATCCGGTGCTGGTGCGCCCCTCCTACGTGCTCGGCGGGCGCGCCATGGAGATCGTCTACGACGGCGGCTCGCTGCGCCACTACATGACGCACGCGGTCTCCGCCTCGCCCGAGCATCCGGTCCTGATCGACAAGTTCCTCGACGACGCGGTCGAGATCGACGTCGACGCCGTCGCCGACGGCGACGATGTGGTCATCGGGGGAATCATGGAGCACATCGAGCGGGCGGGAGTCCATTCCGGCGACAGCGCCTGCAGCCTCCCGCCGAAGTCGATCTCCGACGGGATCCAGGACGAGATCCGCCGCCACACCGCCGCACTGGCCAAGGCGCTCGACGTGCGCGGTCTCATGAACGTCCAGTTCGCGGTTCAGGGGGAACGCGTGTACGTCCTCGAGGTCAATCCACGCGCTTCGCGCACCGTGCCCTTCGTGAGCAAGGCCACCGGCGTCCCGCTGGCGAAGATCGCCGCCCGCGTGATGGTCGGCCGCAAGCTTCGCGACCTGGGCCTTCGTGCCGAGGTGCGGCCCCGCTACGTCTCGGTCAAGGAGGCGGTCTTTCCGTTCAACAAGTTTCCGGGCGTCGACACCCTGCTCGGGCCGGAGATGAAATCGACCGGCGAGGTCATGGGCATCGACCGCTCCTTCGGCATCGCCTTCGCCAAGGCGCAGCTCGGGGGCGGGATGCGGCTGCCGACGCGCGGCAACGTTTTTATCAGTGTGCGGGACGAGGACAAACCGGCCGTCGCCGGGGCGGCGGCCAGGCTGCACCGCGCCGGCTTCACGATCGTGGCGACGCGCGGAACCGCGGCCTACCTGCGCGACCGCGGCATCCCGGCCGAGACCGTCAACAAGGTTCAGGAGGGAAGCCCGCACATCGCCGACCGCATCCGCAACGGGGAGATCGCCATGGTGATCAACACGCCCACCGACGCCTACTCCCAGGCGGATTCGTACTACCTCCGCCGCTGCGCCCTCGACTATCAGGTGCCGTACTACACCACGACGGCGGGCGCGGCGGCCGCCGCCGAGGGGATCGAGTTTCTCAGGCAACGCGAGTTCGAGGTGCGGGCACTGCAGGACTATGAGGGTCTCCGGTAGCCCGACCCCCAACGCGGGCCGGAAAAGAGCGAAGAACGATCCGGCCGATCCCGCCGAGACGGCGACGCGGCAGCTGAGAGAGCTTCAGACACCCCTCCGCTTCATCCGCGGCGTCGGTCCGACCCGGGCGGAACAACTCGGCAGGCTCGGGCTGAAATCGGTTGAGGATCTCCTCTATCACCTTCCGTTTCGCTACGAGGACCGAAGGCTCGTCAAACGCTGCCGGGACGCCGTCCCCGGAGAAACCGCGACGTTCGTCGGCCGCCTGGCCGGGCTGCGCAAGCGCTTCGATCCGCGCCGGCGAGCCCAGCTGATCAGCGCCGCGCTCGTCGACGACAGCGGCGCGGTCTCGCTCTTCTGGTATCGGGCGCCCGCGTACCTGGCCGCCGCGCTCGCCGAGGGCCGACGCCTTGCGGTCCACGGCCGCGTGGAGCAGGGG encodes the following:
- the carB gene encoding carbamoyl-phosphate synthase large subunit; the protein is MPKRTDIRTILLIGSGPIVIGQACEFDYSGTQALKALKEEGYRTILVNSNPATIMTDPDFADRTYIEPITTEVVEKIIEKERPDALLPTLGGQTALNLAIDLADRGVLERYGVEMIGARAESIKKAEDRDLFKEAMRRAGLDLPRSGYARSLRDALRIQKRLKFPVIIRASRTLGGSGGNFAYGPDDFKEVVQHGLDISPVHEVLIEESVLGWKEFELEVMRDHKDNVVIVCSIENFDPMGVHTGDSITVAPAQTLTDKEYQAMRDAAARVIREIGVDTGGSNIQFAVNPRDGRMVVIEMNPRVSRSSALASKATGFPIAKIAAKLAVGYTLDEIPNDITRETPACFEPTIDYVVVKIPRFTFEKFPQAKDLLTPQMKSVGEAMAIGRTFKEALQKAMRSLEVGSCGFESKLDPGGEPAPAALERVREKLRNPNAQRLWYIGDAFRLGMPLEEIHRLTAIDPWFLAKIEEIVRQEPEIEAFRGRLEEVPAAQLRAWKQHGFADERIARLAGAAEAEVRRLRKARGVEAIFSSVDTCGAEFRAFTPYLYSTYDGEDESNPSPRRKIMILGGGPNRIGQGIEFDYCCVHAAFALKEEGFETIMVNCNPETVSTDYDTSDKLYFEPLTLEEVLNIADREKPDGVIVQFGGQTPLKLALPLERAGVTIIGTCPDSIDLAEDRQRFKELLERLRIEQPRNGLARSYDEAFRIAEELGYPVLVRPSYVLGGRAMEIVYDGGSLRHYMTHAVSASPEHPVLIDKFLDDAVEIDVDAVADGDDVVIGGIMEHIERAGVHSGDSACSLPPKSISDGIQDEIRRHTAALAKALDVRGLMNVQFAVQGERVYVLEVNPRASRTVPFVSKATGVPLAKIAARVMVGRKLRDLGLRAEVRPRYVSVKEAVFPFNKFPGVDTLLGPEMKSTGEVMGIDRSFGIAFAKAQLGGGMRLPTRGNVFISVRDEDKPAVAGAAARLHRAGFTIVATRGTAAYLRDRGIPAETVNKVQEGSPHIADRIRNGEIAMVINTPTDAYSQADSYYLRRCALDYQVPYYTTTAGAAAAAEGIEFLRQREFEVRALQDYEGLR